The following are encoded together in the Elusimicrobiaceae bacterium genome:
- a CDS encoding ribosome maturation factor RimP, translated as MKDPKTIEQTVAAALAGQNVELVDLVIQNQGRKKLLQFFVDKEGGITLDDCSALTDKIDSILEMESLIDGAYILEVSSPGVKRALKKPAHFKRFINERIRVVVKTPIEGRGFFTGQLASADDEGFVLDDGTTQFNFKYTDVKKVNLDPVLEF; from the coding sequence ATGAAAGATCCTAAAACAATTGAACAAACCGTGGCCGCCGCATTAGCCGGACAAAATGTGGAGTTAGTAGATTTAGTCATTCAAAATCAAGGCCGAAAAAAATTGTTGCAGTTCTTCGTGGACAAAGAAGGCGGTATTACGCTGGACGATTGTTCCGCGCTTACTGACAAAATTGATTCCATTTTAGAAATGGAAAGTTTAATAGATGGGGCTTATATTTTGGAGGTTTCTTCTCCGGGCGTAAAACGCGCTTTGAAAAAACCGGCCCACTTTAAACGTTTTATTAATGAACGTATCCGCGTGGTAGTTAAAACCCCGATTGAAGGCCGCGGATTTTTTACGGGCCAACTGGCCTCTGCCGATGATGAAGGTTTCGTACTCGATGACGGCACCACCCAATTTAATTTTAAGTACACTGACGTTAAAAAAGTCAATTTGGACCCTGTACTTGAATTTTAA
- a CDS encoding transcription termination/antitermination protein NusA, with translation MEGTAKDLIQALEGLEREKNIKRDDILKTIEDALVSALRKNLGRTAQLSAKIDVQTGSIQAFQTLNVVEAVTNPETEIDVEAAKAHLKNPKVGDVVTLTQDVEDFSRIAAQIAKQVLIQKVRGIERENFYNEFKPREGEVITGSVRRFSDRDLIVDLGKVEAILPYCEQIKKEHYTNGSRVKAIIAKVLNQNDLANIGDDPVLSRYKSAAFKMDKGQRGPYVILSRANSKFMEELFKVEVPEISEGIVEIKAIERDPGFRAKVIVSSIDHKIDPIGTCVGMRGIRIRAVMNELSGERIDLINYSDEITTMLANSIAPARANFVKILSMSEKKALIIVPDDQLAIAIGKDWQNIKLASRLTGWELEVKSETQKAKEAEDAAAATQNTIANIEGIGPKTAEILQKAGYESAEQIATAEAEHLSALQGIGEKTAAKIIESAKQFIAAQEHADDQAN, from the coding sequence ATGGAAGGAACAGCAAAAGATTTAATTCAAGCCTTGGAAGGTTTGGAAAGAGAAAAAAATATTAAACGTGATGATATTTTGAAAACGATTGAAGACGCCTTAGTTTCTGCTCTGCGCAAAAATTTAGGTAGAACTGCTCAATTGAGTGCTAAAATTGATGTACAAACCGGCTCTATTCAGGCCTTTCAAACATTGAACGTGGTAGAAGCAGTCACCAATCCGGAAACCGAAATTGACGTGGAAGCTGCCAAAGCACATCTTAAAAATCCGAAGGTCGGAGATGTAGTTACGTTGACGCAGGACGTAGAGGATTTTTCTCGTATTGCCGCACAAATTGCCAAACAAGTGCTGATTCAAAAGGTGCGCGGTATTGAACGGGAAAACTTTTACAATGAATTCAAACCTCGCGAAGGCGAAGTGATCACCGGCTCCGTTCGCCGTTTTTCCGATAGAGATTTAATCGTAGATTTAGGCAAAGTAGAGGCTATCTTGCCTTATTGCGAACAGATTAAAAAAGAACACTACACCAACGGTTCCCGTGTAAAAGCTATCATTGCCAAAGTGCTCAATCAAAATGATTTAGCTAACATTGGGGATGATCCTGTACTGAGCCGCTATAAATCAGCTGCTTTCAAAATGGATAAAGGTCAACGTGGACCCTATGTGATTTTATCCCGTGCCAACAGCAAATTTATGGAAGAGCTTTTCAAAGTAGAAGTCCCCGAAATTAGCGAAGGCATCGTGGAAATCAAAGCTATTGAACGCGACCCGGGATTCCGCGCCAAAGTGATTGTGTCTAGCATTGATCACAAAATTGACCCCATCGGTACCTGTGTAGGTATGCGGGGTATTCGTATCCGTGCGGTAATGAATGAACTCTCCGGCGAACGTATTGACTTGATTAATTATTCAGACGAAATCACCACCATGTTGGCTAATTCCATCGCGCCGGCCCGTGCTAACTTTGTCAAAATTCTCAGCATGAGTGAAAAGAAGGCCTTAATCATCGTTCCCGATGATCAGTTGGCTATTGCCATTGGTAAAGATTGGCAAAATATCAAATTAGCTTCCCGCTTGACCGGATGGGAACTCGAAGTAAAGAGCGAAACCCAAAAAGCCAAAGAAGCTGAAGACGCCGCCGCCGCGACTCAGAACACCATTGCTAACATTGAAGGCATCGGCCCGAAAACTGCTGAAATCTTGCAAAAAGCCGGCTACGAATCGGCTGAGCAAATTGCCACCGCAGAAGCGGAACATTTGTCTGCTTTACAAGGAATTGGCGAAAAAACAGCCGCTAAGATCATAGAAAGCGCCAAACAATTTATCGCCGCGCAGGAGCATGCCGATGACCAAGCCAACTAA
- a CDS encoding TIGR03905 family TSCPD domain-containing protein, translating into MQTYSFTTQGICPSGISFALENGKIYDIRFDGGCPGNTAAIAKLLQGTEAKRIVELLKGNDCGGKGTSCADQLAIAVEQALAHQALKTHASK; encoded by the coding sequence ATGCAAACCTATTCTTTTACTACGCAAGGTATTTGCCCGTCTGGAATTTCTTTTGCTTTAGAAAATGGCAAAATTTATGATATCCGCTTCGATGGCGGTTGCCCGGGTAATACGGCGGCCATTGCTAAACTGTTACAAGGCACAGAGGCCAAACGTATTGTAGAATTATTAAAAGGAAACGATTGCGGCGGCAAGGGCACTTCGTGTGCGGATCAACTGGCTATAGCGGTGGAACAGGCCCTAGCTCATCAAGCGTTAAAAACACACGCTTCTAAATAA
- the era gene encoding GTPase Era gives MSSENFHSGFAVLAGLPNAGKSTLLNALAGGLLSPVTDKPQTTRQNILAIAEGENFQIVFVDTPGFLRPHYKLQQTMVSCVDRAVGEDADIILLLIDASAPDLPAHKDLFAKIATTYCPVYLVLNKADLVKDKTALAALQESIKQALPKIEKVFEISALRGQGVDALKNAVASALPLSPAYFPAGQWTDRWERFYAAEFIREQIFKLYQKEIPYSTQVEIEKFTENLGAKNYIRAIIHVERESQKPILIGKGGSAIAALRQKAQKRIEEFLGRPYRLELQVVVSPNWRNEDSFLERFGYIEKDS, from the coding sequence ATGTCTTCCGAAAATTTTCACAGTGGTTTTGCTGTACTGGCCGGATTACCTAATGCCGGTAAGTCCACTTTGCTTAATGCACTGGCGGGAGGGCTTCTATCGCCCGTGACTGATAAGCCTCAAACCACGCGGCAAAACATTTTGGCCATTGCCGAGGGGGAAAATTTTCAAATTGTATTTGTCGACACACCGGGTTTCCTACGCCCTCATTACAAATTACAACAAACGATGGTCTCTTGCGTTGATCGAGCGGTGGGAGAAGATGCCGATATTATTTTGTTGTTAATAGATGCTTCTGCGCCGGATTTGCCGGCCCATAAGGATTTATTTGCCAAAATTGCCACGACTTATTGTCCTGTTTATTTGGTGCTTAATAAAGCAGATCTTGTCAAAGACAAAACTGCGTTGGCAGCTTTGCAGGAAAGCATTAAACAGGCATTACCTAAAATTGAAAAAGTATTTGAAATTAGTGCTTTGCGCGGACAAGGGGTGGACGCTCTCAAAAATGCCGTTGCATCCGCTTTGCCGCTAAGCCCGGCTTATTTTCCGGCAGGGCAGTGGACAGACCGTTGGGAACGTTTTTATGCGGCTGAATTTATTCGAGAGCAGATTTTCAAACTTTATCAAAAAGAAATTCCGTACAGTACCCAAGTGGAAATAGAAAAATTCACAGAAAATTTGGGCGCTAAGAATTATATTCGGGCCATTATCCATGTGGAACGTGAAAGCCAAAAACCAATTTTGATTGGCAAAGGCGGCAGTGCTATTGCGGCTTTGCGGCAAAAAGCACAAAAACGCATTGAAGAATTCCTCGGACGCCCTTACCGCTTGGAATTGCAAGTAGTAGTTAGCCCCAACTGGCGTAACGAAGATTCCTTTTTGGAGCGGTTTGGATATATTGAAAAAGACAGCTAA
- the mnmE gene encoding tRNA uridine-5-carboxymethylaminomethyl(34) synthesis GTPase MnmE, with protein sequence MITTICAPATAAGQGAVSLVRISGPKALSLLLQLTNGKKEFLPRVQTFCRLYDGNKLLDEALVTYFPAPRSFTGEEVVEISLHGSAYIRGRLLELLCVLGAVPAKRGEFTYRAFLNGKMDLIQAQALCDLIAAGNKSAHEVALSSLDGRLSNQLQNTKQILTETLAQIEVRLDDVDEEMSPLDEEGVMKALRQQVNLLGRLADTFSVGRLLKEGLKVALVGAPNCGKSSLLNALVGFERAIVSAQSGTTRDTVEETLDIEGQKIILTDTAGIRDHALDPAEQEGMKRSLKAMEKADVVFFVTDLTRSLTTQEEALWDNVEHTGKPTVLVLNKTDKASQERCALEGRAQYTVYVSCKTGEGIETLRKQLLQFVEVPPAQAQEGILISNLRQYQAILEAQTELESALVQLNHQRGLELYAEHIRGALRALKDLTGEVTPDDVLDVIFSKFCIGK encoded by the coding sequence ATGATTACCACTATCTGCGCCCCCGCAACTGCTGCGGGACAAGGTGCAGTGTCTTTGGTGCGCATCAGCGGACCGAAAGCACTGTCTTTGTTGCTGCAATTAACAAACGGAAAGAAAGAATTTCTGCCGCGGGTGCAAACTTTTTGCCGTCTATATGATGGGAACAAATTGCTAGATGAGGCCTTGGTTACTTATTTTCCGGCCCCACGTAGTTTTACGGGAGAAGAGGTGGTGGAAATTTCTCTACATGGTTCTGCTTATATTCGCGGACGTTTACTTGAACTGTTATGTGTTTTGGGTGCCGTGCCGGCCAAGCGGGGGGAATTTACTTATCGGGCTTTCTTAAACGGAAAGATGGATTTGATACAGGCCCAGGCTCTGTGTGATTTAATCGCGGCGGGCAATAAATCGGCTCACGAAGTAGCCCTTTCTTCTTTAGACGGGCGACTGAGTAATCAACTACAAAACACAAAGCAAATTCTGACGGAAACATTGGCTCAAATCGAAGTACGCCTAGATGACGTGGACGAAGAAATGTCTCCATTAGATGAAGAAGGTGTGATGAAAGCCTTACGCCAACAAGTAAATCTTTTAGGACGTTTGGCAGATACTTTTTCCGTTGGCAGATTGCTTAAGGAAGGATTGAAAGTCGCTTTAGTAGGGGCTCCCAATTGCGGTAAATCCAGTTTACTTAATGCCTTGGTAGGATTTGAACGGGCTATCGTGTCTGCACAAAGCGGCACTACACGAGATACGGTAGAAGAAACCCTGGATATAGAGGGTCAAAAAATTATTCTAACCGATACAGCGGGCATCCGAGACCATGCTTTAGACCCTGCGGAACAAGAAGGCATGAAACGCAGCTTAAAAGCCATGGAAAAAGCAGACGTAGTTTTCTTCGTGACAGATTTAACTCGTTCTTTAACGACTCAGGAAGAGGCCTTGTGGGACAATGTAGAGCATACGGGAAAACCGACGGTACTTGTATTAAATAAAACTGATAAGGCATCGCAGGAACGTTGCGCCTTGGAAGGGAGGGCTCAATATACGGTGTATGTGTCCTGCAAAACCGGAGAAGGAATTGAGACTCTGCGTAAGCAGTTGCTGCAATTTGTGGAGGTGCCACCTGCCCAAGCCCAAGAGGGTATTTTGATTTCCAATTTGCGGCAATACCAAGCCATTTTAGAGGCGCAAACGGAATTGGAAAGTGCCTTAGTGCAATTAAATCATCAACGCGGATTGGAGCTTTATGCCGAACATATCCGCGGGGCTTTGCGTGCGCTGAAAGATTTAACGGGGGAGGTAACTCCCGATGATGTATTAGATGTTATTTTTTCTAAATTTTGCATAGGAAAATAA